The genomic interval CGCGGTACCTTCACCACCGATTGTGGGCGGAACGAGAACGGAAAGTTCAATCCGGACAATGTCATCGTCGCCCCGGGTGTGAGCAATGGCGCGCACCATATGCACGACTACGTCGGCAACCAGGCCAATGACGCATTCGCGAGCGACGACGACCTCGCCCGCGGCGACACGACCTGCCGGAATCAGGGCGACAGGTCGACGTACTACTGGCCCGTCCTGCGCCTGCAGAACGGCCAGAACGAGAATGACGCCAACGCGGACGGCGGCGGCAAGGACAGCAACGTAGGAGAGATCCAGACTCCGTCGGAGGTCTCACTGAAATTCGTCGGAAGCCCCGTCAGCAAGGTCACGGCCATGCCGCGCTTCCTGCGGATCATCACCGGCGACGCCAAGGCATTCACCAATGGTGACGCCAACGCCAACGCTTCCTGGAGCTGCACCGGATTCGAGGACCGCCAGCTCAAGGACAAATATCCGATCTGCCCCGAGGGCAGCCAGGTGGTCCGTACATTCAATTTCCAGAGCTGCTGGGACGGGCAGAACACCGACAGCGCCAATCACCGCACCCATGTGGCGTTCGCTGACGAAAACGGCAGCTGCCCGAACGGATTCCGCGCCATTCCCCAGCTGGTCCAGCGGATCGTGTACGACGTTCCCCCGGGGCCGGGATTCGCCGTCGACTCGTTCCCCGAGCAGCTCCACAAGGCGGGCACCGACCACGGCGACTTCATCAACGTCTTCAACAGCCGGCTGATGCAGAAGGTGGTGTCCTGCGTGAACGACGGGCGCCAGTGCACCTAGCCGCCGACCGTCCGGCCGCCGCCCCCTAGCAGGCGGCGGCCGGACCCCCAGAACCTGCGCGGTCAGCTCCCGTGGTGACCGGAGTGCCCTTCCTCGTCCCCCCCACTGCCACCCTCCCCAGAGTGGTGCGAGGAAGTCTCCACCGTCCCGCCGAGCTGGCCGCGCAGCGCTGTGACCACCTTCTTGTCGCCCACCGCGACCCACTTCCTGCCGACCAGGTACGCACCGCCGTAGTCCTTGGCCTCGTTGATCCATTCGCGCTGACCGCGGTCGGTCGCGAAGGTGGCCAGCACATACCGGCCGTCACCGGTTTTGCAGTTCGCCTGACGCAGCTCCTCCGCGTCCGTCTGGATGTTCGGCTCGCACTCCACCTTCTTCGCGAGCTGCTCCAGGCTGCCCTTCGCCGTCTCCGGCACGGGCTTCTCGTCCTCGCTGTTTCCACCGGCGCCGCAGCCCGCGACGAGCAGGGCCAGAACGGCCATGGCGGATGCGGCAGTTGCTGTACGTCGGCCTTGGTAGCGCATGGGGCCATCGTGCCGTGTACGGCCATGTGGTGGGGCGTGAACCAATACATCGCGCGCCCCATTGCTGCACCCCCGCGCCGTCATTAACGTGCGATCCGTACGCCCCTGTCTCCCCGTCAAGAGCCCACTGAGCCCCGTTACCGAGCCGTATTGAGCCGCTGCTGAGCCCCCCACCGAGCCTCACCGAGGAGCGCCGATGACCGAGCACCCGTCGCGCCGTACGCTGCTGAGCACCGCCGGAGCGATCGGCGTCGGAGCCGCGATCGGGGGACAGACACCGGCCATGGCAGCACAGAATCCCGGCATCAGCCGCGACAGCCGCAATGCCGCCGAAGCCCCTGACGCCACAGCCCCCGCCCGCGCCGCCCTGGAGCGCCTGCTCCCCCGCCACGCCGACCAGTTCCGCCTCGGCGCCCTCACGAGCGGCAGCGGACCCGAGCGCTTCCGGGTCGACGGCGCCACAGGCCGTATCGAGGTCGCGGGCACCAGCCCCGCCGCCACGCTCACCGGCGTCCACTGGTACCTCAAGTACGTCTGCGGGGCGCACATCTCCTGGTCCGGCACCCAGCTCGACCTCCCGCAGCGGCTGCCCGCGCCCCGCGAGCCCCTGGAGCGCTCGGCCACCGTCCCGCACCGCTTCGCGTTCAACGACACGCACGACGGCTACACCGCGCCGTACGCCAACTGGGCCCGCTGGGAGCGGCTGATCGACGTACTCGCCCTGCACGGCTGCAACGAGGTGCTGGTCACCACCGGCCAGGAGGCCGTCTACCACCGCCTCCTCAAGGACTTCGGCTACAGCGACGCCGAGGCCCGCGCCTGGCTGCCCGCCCCCTCCCACCAGCCCTGGTGGCTCCTGCAGAACATGAGCGCGTACGGCGGCCCGCTCTCCCCCGAGCTCATCGCCACACGCGCCGCCCTGGGCCGCCGCATCACCGACCGCATGCGCGAGCTCGGCATGGCGCCCGTCCTCCCCGGCTACTTCGGCACCGTCCCCGACGGCTTCGCGGCCCGCAACCCCGGCGCCCGCACCGTCCCGCAGGGCACCTGGTCGGGCCTGAAGCGCCCCGACTGGCTCGACCCGCGCACCCCCTCCTTCCGCAAGGTCGCCGCCGCCTTCTACCGTCACCAGTACGAACTTTTCGGCCCCGTACAGCACTTCAAGATGGACCTCCTCCACGAGGGCGGCAGCGCGGGAAACGTGCCTGTCACGGAGGCCGCCCGCGCCGTGGAGACCGCTCTCCGGACGGCTCGGCCCGGCGCCACCTGGATGATCCTCGGCTGGCAGACCAATCCGCGCCGCGAGCTGCTCGCCGCGCTCGACAAGAAGCACCTGCTCGTCGTGGACGGGCTGTCCGACCTCGACCGGGTCACCGACCGGGAGAAGGACTGGGGCGGCGCCCCGTACGCCTTCGGCACCATCCCCAATTTCGGCGGCCGTACGACGCTCGGCGCCAAGACCCAGACGTGGACCGAGCGCTTCACCGTCTGGCGCGACCGCCCCGGCTCCGCCCTGGTCGGCACCGCCTACATGCCGGAGGCCGCCGAGCGCGACCCGGCCGCGTTCGAGCTGTTCTCCGAGCTGGCGTGGCGACGCGAGGCGGTGGACCGGGAGGAGTGGTTCCAGGGGTACGCCGACCTGCGCTACGGCGGCCGCGACGCCGAGGCCCGCGCCGCGTTCGCCGCGCTGCGCGACACGGCGTACCGCATCACCAACCGCGACGGCCGCCCGCACGACTCGGTCTTCGCCTCCCGCCCCAGCGTGTTCGCCACCTCGGGCACGTACTATGCGACGCGCGCGCCGTCCTACGACCTGGCGGCCTTCGACAAGGCCTTCGGCGCGCTCATCGGCGTACGCGAGCCACTGCGCGGGAGCGACGCCTACCGCTACGACCTGACCGACCTGGGCCGCCAGGCACTGGCCAACCGCTCCTGGCACCTGCTGCCGCAGCTGAAGGCCGCGTACAGGCGGAAGGACGTGAAGACCTTCCGCGCCCTCTCCTCCCTCTGGCTGAAGCTGATGCGGCTGAGCGAGGACATGACGGGCTGTCACCGGGCCTTCCTGCTCGGTCCGTGGATCGAGGACGCGAAGCGCCTGGCGCCGACCGAGGACGAGGCGGAGCAGCTGGAGCGGACGGCCCGTGTCCTGGTCACGACGTGGGCCGACCGGCCCAGCGCGGACGGCGGACGCCTCGCCAACTACGCCAACCGCGACTGGCAGGGCCTCATCGGCGACTTCCACCTGCCGCAGTGGCAGGCGTACCTGGAGGAGCTGGAGGACGCGCTCGTCGCGAAGCGTGCCCCGAAAGCCTTCGACTGGTACGCCGTCGAGGAGCCGTGGACGCGCGAGCGCAAGGCGTATCCGCTGCGCCCGCCGAACGACGCGTACCGGACCGCCCGCCGCGTCCACGACGTCCTCGCCCGCGCGCCCTACCAGGGCGCGGTCACCGTCACCGCCGAGCCGGCCGTCCTCGCGCCCGGCGGCTCCGCCCTGGTCAGCGCCGCCTTCCGCAACGTCAACGGGTTGTGTGCCACCGGCCGCGTCGACTTCGCCCTGACCGGCGCGGCGGCCGAGCCCGACGGCCCGACGGCCCTGCCGTCCGTCGAAGCGGCGGGCACGGGCACGGTCACCTGGCACGCCAAGGCCCCTGCGGGGCCGCTGCCCCGCCCTCTCGTCCCGATGCCGTACGAACTGAGCACGACGTACGGCCCCCAGGGCGAGGCCCCAGTCACCACCGTCCACGAAGGCGTCCTGTACGTCGCCGGGCCGCTGGGCGCGGGCTGGCGGACGTACACCAACAACGCGGCGGTCTTCGGGGAGCTGGACGGCCGGTACGCGATCAATGGGGCGGGCCAGGACCTGTGGAAGACAACCGCCGAATTCGGGGCGCTGTACCGGGAGGGGGCGCTGCGGGAGGGCGGCGGTGGCGTCGTGACGGTGCGGGTGGATGCGCAGGAGGGGACGGGGGCGTGGGCGCGCGCGGGAATCGCGGTCCGCAACAGCTTGTCGACGCCGGGCTCCCCCGGATCCCTGGGCTTCCTCAACTTGGCTGTCACTCCGGAGAACGGTGTGGTGCTGTCGTACGACACGGACGGCGACGGCACGGTGGACGACTACCAGCGCATCACCGGCATCAAGGCGCCGGTGCTGCTGCGGCTGTCGCGCGCGGGCGATACGTACACCGGCGCGTGCTCCACGGACGGCGGAACATCGTGGCGCACGGTCGCGACGGTGGGCGTGGCGGGCGCGGCGGAGGTGCAGGACGCGGGGATGTTCATGAGCGCGTCGCACGGGGGGAGTGGGGTGCGGGGGACGGTGGAGTTCAGTGGGTGGCAGGTCGGGTGAGTGGGGTGGTGGTGGGCGGACCCGGGCCCGCCCGGGGTTCGCGGCGGGCTTGTGGGGGAAGCCCCGCAGGGCGCGCCTGCCGAGCCGGCCGCCGCGCACCCCACCGCGAGGTGACCATCCGACCATTCGCTCGTTTTGCTGAACGTGCGCCCACAGGATGTCATCAACCGCCCTGGCCCAGACCCCATCGATGTCGAGCAGGCCGAAGCCGCGCTCGTCGAGCACTACCCGCGGCTCGTCCGCCTGGCGTATCTGGTACTGCCGCCGCACCTCGGCCGCAACCGCCGTGTACTGACCGCCCATTCACTCGTGCAGCGCTCGCTGCCGCGCAGCCGCACGCCGGGGGTCTCCGTGGGCGTTCCGCTGCCGCGCCGCACGGAGGGCGCATCGGACGGCCCGGGGTACGCGTACGTACGCCAGCGGGTGCTCCGCCAGGCGCTGGACGCCGGGATTCCGTTGCGCCGCAGGGCCTGGCCCAAGCGGGCCCAGCTGCCGCCGCTGCTGCCGCAGGTCTGGGGGCTGCGGCTGTTCCCGCGCTCCGGCGGAGCCGATGAACTAGCCCTGGACCAGCGACTTTCCGCCCTGTCCGGGCCCGCCCGCGCGGCATACGTACTGCGCGGTCTGGAACGGATGCAGAACGCGGAGGTGGCGCAGGTCCTCTCCGCCGCCGGGACCGTCGACCCGCAAGCGGCGCTCGCCGAGGCGGACACGGTGGAAGCGCCCGGCACCGCCGCGAACGGGCCGAAAGCGGCTGCCGCAAACATCGCCGCGCTCCTCAGGTCCGCCGAGTTCGACCCCTGCTCCCTCCAGGCCAGGCCGACCGACCTCATGCGGCGCAGGCAGCACGCGAAGGCCGCGCTCGCCGCAACGGCGGCCGTGCTGGTGTGCGGGGCGCTGGTCGGGCTGCCGGGCGACGGCTGGGGCGCCGATGGGGCGGCCGCCCCTTCGTACGCCCGTAACCCGGCCGCCGAGCGGGCCCTCGACCCGGCGAAGACCGTCCGGGTGGCTCCCGACGTCTGGAAACAGTCGTCCCGCACCGACTTCTCCGTCTGGCCCACCCGGGGCAACCTTGCCGACGACGAAGCCCTGTTGCGCCGCGCCCTCGCCGTCTGGGCCAGGCCCGGCCCCACCGTGCAGTCCTCGGCCACCCCTGCCACGCCTGCGGGCCCGCCGATGGGCCCGCCCCAGCTGCTCTTCGCGGGGGACGTCGACCAGGCAAGGGTGGTGCTGCTGTACGACGGTCTGCGCGTCGTGCGCTACGCCGAGCCGCAGGACGGCACGGCCGGCGCGGCGCTCGACTTCGCGCGCGTCGACGGCGCGGACGCCGCTGCGGCGAGCGCCCTGGTGGTCGGCCGTACCGTCGGCAATGTCCGCTATCTGACGGCTCCCTGGGTGCGCAAGACGTCCGTACGGGACCTGCTCGACCCGGCCGGGGAGCCGTTGCCGCTGGCCCGTACGCGGGACGGCGTGACGGACCCGCTGAACAGTCCCGCGCAGGCGCGCGACTGCGACTCGTGGGACGCCGTCGAGCTGCGGGACGACGTGGGCGCACACCTGATGACCGACCTCGGCGAGCTGGCCCCGGCCCGGCTGACGTCGGGCCCGCCGTCCGCGCCGCGCGATGTCACGGGCGCGAGCGAGCGGGCACGCTGGGCGCGCACGGCGTGCCTGCTGCCGACCGTGCGCTCGAACGGCGTACGCAGCGTGAACTCCTGGTCCTTCGCCGAACAGACCCTCCCCGAGGGCAACGGCACCGCCGACTGGCTGTGCACGCGCGCGGAGACGTGGCGGGGCACCGGCAGCCGGGTGTTCGCACAGTTCCAGGCGCCGTCCGCGCAGAAGGGGGCACCGGGGGCGGTGGCCGCGCGCGCGGAGCACTCGCCTGCGTGCGGGGTCCGGGATCCGCGGGTGCTCGCGGGCGTGCTGTGGAAGTCGCGGGGCGGCAATTGGTACGTCCTGGCCGCGGGCAGCAAACAGTTCACGTCGGTCACGGCATCGGGCGGCGTCGAAGGCACCGCAGAGGGCAACCTGCTCGCCGTACGGGCGAAGGCGGGGGCGCAGGCGGAGCTGGACGGGCGCGTGGAGGGCGGTGCGCAGGTGGGGGCGCTGCGGTAGGGGGTGCGGGTGAGACCCCGGACGGGCTGGATTTTCCAGCCCGTCCGGCGATTGAGGACTTCGGGAAGGGGCGGGGTGGAGAAAGAAAAGAACCCCCGCACAGACCTATGCCACGGTCGTACCCGTCAGTACATTGACGCCATGTCTAATACGCAGCAGGGGCCGGCCCCCGTCGCGTCCGAGCGGACGCCCCTCAAGGCCCGCAAGGTCTCCTTCGAGTGGGACGACACCCCTCTCCACTGGATCCCCGGCGACCCGTTCGCCACGCACACCATCAACGTGCTGCACCTGCTGCTCCCCGCGGGCGAACGCT from Streptomyces spiramyceticus carries:
- a CDS encoding DUF1996 domain-containing protein; the protein is MRRASRKRSTLASRAIAASAALILGGGGLVAVNVYASAGEGQSGPDGGQTGQIENTGRQMSTIDCPEVANDLTEVPDSVRQEVDQELAALDSQITDAYKQFADSWKQIAQDPNYAENAILQPLKDKRLASTDRIATAIEREGERPQGLESLSACTLRADDNGGAGEDGQVDGGQDGDGQGDGGQDDGNQGDGDQNDGQDGGQDGDQGDGQGNGQDDGQGDGQNNGNGGQAGNGPAADDFVDIQSVQPNVQQPRNQRGASRGTFTTDCGRNENGKFNPDNVIVAPGVSNGAHHMHDYVGNQANDAFASDDDLARGDTTCRNQGDRSTYYWPVLRLQNGQNENDANADGGGKDSNVGEIQTPSEVSLKFVGSPVSKVTAMPRFLRIITGDAKAFTNGDANANASWSCTGFEDRQLKDKYPICPEGSQVVRTFNFQSCWDGQNTDSANHRTHVAFADENGSCPNGFRAIPQLVQRIVYDVPPGPGFAVDSFPEQLHKAGTDHGDFINVFNSRLMQKVVSCVNDGRQCT
- a CDS encoding alpha-N-acetylglucosaminidase; this encodes MTEHPSRRTLLSTAGAIGVGAAIGGQTPAMAAQNPGISRDSRNAAEAPDATAPARAALERLLPRHADQFRLGALTSGSGPERFRVDGATGRIEVAGTSPAATLTGVHWYLKYVCGAHISWSGTQLDLPQRLPAPREPLERSATVPHRFAFNDTHDGYTAPYANWARWERLIDVLALHGCNEVLVTTGQEAVYHRLLKDFGYSDAEARAWLPAPSHQPWWLLQNMSAYGGPLSPELIATRAALGRRITDRMRELGMAPVLPGYFGTVPDGFAARNPGARTVPQGTWSGLKRPDWLDPRTPSFRKVAAAFYRHQYELFGPVQHFKMDLLHEGGSAGNVPVTEAARAVETALRTARPGATWMILGWQTNPRRELLAALDKKHLLVVDGLSDLDRVTDREKDWGGAPYAFGTIPNFGGRTTLGAKTQTWTERFTVWRDRPGSALVGTAYMPEAAERDPAAFELFSELAWRREAVDREEWFQGYADLRYGGRDAEARAAFAALRDTAYRITNRDGRPHDSVFASRPSVFATSGTYYATRAPSYDLAAFDKAFGALIGVREPLRGSDAYRYDLTDLGRQALANRSWHLLPQLKAAYRRKDVKTFRALSSLWLKLMRLSEDMTGCHRAFLLGPWIEDAKRLAPTEDEAEQLERTARVLVTTWADRPSADGGRLANYANRDWQGLIGDFHLPQWQAYLEELEDALVAKRAPKAFDWYAVEEPWTRERKAYPLRPPNDAYRTARRVHDVLARAPYQGAVTVTAEPAVLAPGGSALVSAAFRNVNGLCATGRVDFALTGAAAEPDGPTALPSVEAAGTGTVTWHAKAPAGPLPRPLVPMPYELSTTYGPQGEAPVTTVHEGVLYVAGPLGAGWRTYTNNAAVFGELDGRYAINGAGQDLWKTTAEFGALYREGALREGGGGVVTVRVDAQEGTGAWARAGIAVRNSLSTPGSPGSLGFLNLAVTPENGVVLSYDTDGDGTVDDYQRITGIKAPVLLRLSRAGDTYTGACSTDGGTSWRTVATVGVAGAAEVQDAGMFMSASHGGSGVRGTVEFSGWQVG